One part of the Ochotona princeps isolate mOchPri1 chromosome 3, mOchPri1.hap1, whole genome shotgun sequence genome encodes these proteins:
- the STRIT1 gene encoding sarcoplasmic/endoplasmic reticulum calcium ATPase regulator DWORF, which translates to MAEKEASLSRFVVPVLLLIGWIVGCIIMVYVVFS; encoded by the coding sequence AGGCTAGCTTGTCCCGCTTTGTAGTGCCTGTCCTTCTCCTGATTGGCTGGATTGTGGGCTGCATCATAATGGTTTACGTTGTCTTCTCTTAG